One stretch of Rosistilla oblonga DNA includes these proteins:
- a CDS encoding EF-hand domain-containing protein produces MRYRHFAATAALLVSVGVSAGIAVAQDGPGDGDRPRPRDGGPRDGGPRDRGPRHGAPRLPPIPILEALDSNGDGMLDATEIEQAAKALKSLDRDNDGKLSFQEMMPAPRGDRGPGGPQGRGDRPEMRDGQGRPDGEGRRPRPEGEGNRRGGNPEQFVERILKLDKDGDGKLSGEELPERMRAMLSRADVDGDEALSKEELMKMAERRGRQGGGEGRRRPDGEKPTEGGERPRRPPAE; encoded by the coding sequence ATGCGTTACCGTCATTTCGCCGCCACCGCGGCGCTACTGGTCTCTGTAGGTGTTTCCGCTGGCATTGCTGTTGCCCAGGATGGGCCAGGCGATGGCGATCGCCCACGTCCTCGCGACGGCGGACCTCGCGATGGTGGTCCGCGAGACAGAGGCCCACGCCACGGAGCTCCACGCCTGCCGCCGATCCCCATCCTGGAAGCGCTCGATAGCAACGGCGATGGCATGCTCGACGCGACCGAGATCGAACAGGCTGCGAAAGCGCTCAAGTCGCTCGATCGCGACAACGACGGCAAACTGTCGTTTCAAGAAATGATGCCCGCGCCGCGTGGCGATCGCGGTCCCGGTGGCCCTCAAGGTCGTGGCGATCGTCCTGAAATGCGCGACGGACAAGGTCGCCCCGATGGTGAGGGAAGGCGGCCTCGCCCTGAAGGAGAAGGCAATCGCCGCGGCGGGAATCCCGAACAGTTTGTCGAGCGGATCTTGAAGTTGGACAAAGATGGCGACGGAAAACTGAGTGGCGAAGAGCTGCCAGAACGGATGCGGGCGATGCTGAGTCGCGCCGATGTCGACGGCGACGAAGCTTTGAGCAAAGAGGAACTGATGAAGATGGCTGAGCGCCGCGGTCGCCAAGGTGGCGGTGAAGGCCGCCGTCGTCCCGATGGGGAGAAGCCAACCGAAGGAGGCGAACGTCCTCGCCGTCCGCCAGCGGAATAG
- a CDS encoding AMP nucleosidase, whose product MSETMQILPGQSQADLEQQIEAACALMERHYASGVYSKLTVVRSWSKHNPTISGSIARPSAFRWYLRRELTKLAQRGAQLHVAPSRARVDLNAPKLLQLIDESDFDHTRKKVFLFGPERAELSIQRLEHYTGTQVEDFQRYVLLTNYQMHMNAFIEAYPDCIRPQRTDVQMPALHQRTVNNDGVTIINIGVGPSNAKNLTDHIAVLRPDAMLMVGHCAGIRNHQEIGDFVLGSGYMRADRLLDQTLPTSVPLSPNFVLNRNLARVLDERKLPYRFGVVYTTIDRNWELTLRGTLADLRASRSIAVDMESATVAANGFRYRIPSATLLCVSDKPLHGKPKLAAEALEFYKKTKSQHLAVAIAAIELAKQEFPGGFPNSDIRAMDEPLLGGPET is encoded by the coding sequence GTGTCCGAGACCATGCAAATTTTGCCCGGCCAGTCGCAGGCCGATCTGGAGCAACAGATCGAAGCTGCCTGTGCGTTGATGGAGCGGCATTATGCGTCGGGAGTCTATTCGAAGCTCACCGTCGTCCGCAGTTGGTCGAAGCACAATCCTACGATCTCCGGTTCGATCGCGCGGCCTTCCGCCTTTCGCTGGTATCTGCGCCGCGAGCTGACCAAGCTGGCGCAGCGCGGGGCACAACTGCACGTCGCACCGTCACGGGCAAGAGTCGACTTGAACGCGCCCAAGCTGCTGCAATTGATCGACGAGAGCGACTTTGACCACACGCGGAAGAAGGTCTTCCTGTTTGGGCCCGAGCGAGCCGAGCTGTCGATCCAACGGCTGGAACATTACACCGGCACGCAGGTCGAAGACTTTCAACGCTATGTGCTGTTGACCAATTACCAAATGCATATGAATGCATTTATCGAAGCCTATCCCGATTGCATCCGTCCGCAGCGGACCGATGTGCAGATGCCGGCGCTGCATCAACGGACTGTCAACAACGACGGCGTTACGATCATCAACATCGGCGTTGGACCTAGCAACGCAAAGAACCTGACCGACCATATCGCCGTGCTGCGGCCCGACGCGATGTTGATGGTCGGCCATTGCGCGGGGATCCGAAATCACCAAGAGATCGGCGACTTTGTGCTCGGTTCGGGTTACATGCGAGCCGATCGGTTGTTGGACCAAACGCTGCCGACCAGCGTCCCGCTGTCGCCCAACTTTGTCTTGAATCGCAACCTGGCCCGCGTCCTCGACGAACGCAAGCTTCCCTACCGATTTGGCGTCGTCTACACGACGATCGATCGGAACTGGGAACTGACGCTGCGAGGGACGTTAGCCGATCTGCGAGCCAGTCGCAGCATCGCGGTCGACATGGAATCGGCCACCGTCGCCGCCAACGGCTTCCGCTATCGAATACCCTCGGCGACGCTGCTGTGCGTTTCCGATAAACCGCTGCACGGCAAACCGAAACTGGCCGCCGAAGCGCTCGAGTTCTACAAGAAGACGAAGAGTCAGCATCTGGCGGTCGCAATCGCCGCGATCGAGCTGGCCAAACAGGAATTCCCCGGCGGATTTCCCAACAGCGATATCCGCGCGATGGACGAACCGCTGCTGGGCGGCCCCGAAACGTAG
- the hemQ gene encoding hydrogen peroxide-dependent heme synthase — protein MNQPAGRPHAASQSLPEPSRTPSEGLHCSHFMYRFRRDVLAGLSARRLRDGMRQFLAAVDPAEATRPEKLQRYIISGHKADFALMMMDADPLKIDAVHQAVVSGPLGAAVEATWSFVSMSEISEYVPSVPQYREKLIREGNAPDSPELAAKVAAYERRLPMMNQQRLSPDIPDWPAACFYPMNKSRVPGANWFMESSSLRQSLMAEHAQSGMAFAGRVSQLITVGVGLDDWEWMVTLWGRNPEHLKEIVYRMRFDQASAKYGEFGPFYVGYSATGEEILDHCRINV, from the coding sequence ATGAACCAACCCGCTGGACGTCCCCACGCCGCCTCGCAAAGCCTGCCCGAACCAAGTCGCACGCCATCCGAAGGGCTCCACTGCTCGCACTTCATGTATCGCTTCCGACGCGATGTTTTGGCCGGTCTGTCGGCGCGGCGGCTCCGCGACGGCATGCGTCAATTCCTGGCGGCTGTCGATCCAGCCGAAGCGACGCGGCCCGAGAAGCTGCAGCGGTACATCATCAGCGGTCACAAAGCCGACTTTGCCTTGATGATGATGGACGCCGATCCGCTCAAGATCGACGCGGTTCACCAAGCGGTCGTGTCGGGCCCGTTGGGCGCTGCGGTCGAGGCGACTTGGTCGTTTGTTTCGATGAGCGAGATCTCCGAATACGTCCCCTCGGTCCCGCAGTATCGCGAGAAGTTGATCCGCGAAGGGAACGCCCCCGATTCGCCCGAACTGGCCGCCAAGGTCGCCGCGTACGAGCGTCGTCTGCCGATGATGAATCAACAGCGGCTGTCACCCGATATCCCCGATTGGCCCGCCGCCTGTTTCTATCCGATGAACAAATCCCGCGTGCCGGGAGCCAACTGGTTCATGGAATCGTCGTCGCTGCGGCAGTCGCTGATGGCCGAACACGCTCAGAGCGGGATGGCGTTCGCCGGCCGCGTGTCGCAATTGATCACCGTCGGCGTCGGCCTGGACGACTGGGAATGGATGGTCACGCTGTGGGGCCGCAATCCCGAACATCTGAAAGAGATCGTCTACCGCATGCGGTTCGATCAAGCGAGTGCCAAGTACGGCGAGTTTGGCCCGTTTTACGTCGGCTATTCCGCTACCGGTGAAGAGATCCTCGACCACTGTCGAATCAACGTTTGA